GTGATAAATCTGATGTTGAGTTTGAGCTTCGCGGTGTATTCGATTTTAGCAACAACCCGTTCCTGTTCAGACCAGCTGTCAGCCTGGTACTCAAAGTCCTGGTACATTTTGAACGGTTTGGGATCTGCTGCAAACCGTTTTTCAGCCTCGTTGACAGCAGGTTCAACCATCTTTTTTAGAGTATTGTTTGCCGTTAAACCCAATGTATGCTGAAGGTTAAGCTCTCTGCATATATCGTAAACCGCGGGGCCGCGATAATGTGAATCGCCCCGAATCAGTATCTCAACATTCGGCCAGGTTTTTCTAATGATCCTTACAACACGACGAATCATTTTGGCAATCTCCCGACCGGTGGGGCGTTTGCCGGGGCGCAAAATCGTTGCGATCAATTTGCCGCTGTTGCCTTCATAGATATGCATGGGCTGATAGCATGTACTTCCGTAATACGCATTGAATAAATTGAGCTGTTGTCCACCATAGGTTCGGTCTTCAGTATCGTCAAAATCAAGGATGATACCATCAGGTGGTGAATTGTACAAATCGGTAAAAAATTCCACTTACAGCCGCGATAGAAGAATGAGCGTTCTGGGATCAATCCGATGTTCAAATCGGCACATTGTCGATTGACTTGCCAGCGCATCATCGGTATCCAATGTTTTGTTACAACCGGTTTTAAAGGCCGGATCATTGCGCAAAGAATTGCAATCGTTGCCATCTTCATATCCGGCAATAATTTGTAACACACGTTGGGTTAACAATTCTTTTGTCCTGTGTTGTATATAACCCTGATTTCGATGATCCGGCAACAACCTGACAATTTTATCAACAATATCCTGTTTTTCAATGAACTCTCGTATTAAAAGTATACCGCTATCAGATGACAGTTCGCCGCCAAAGTCAACGTGAACTTTTTTACCAGAAATTTCTTTGAATAAACAGAGTTGATTCGTATTTTTGCCCATAGCTGTTGCCCTCACTTTGTTTATTAATTTTTTTTGTCATCGGCGGGTGGTTATTACTAAGCGTTATACGCGCAATAAAAACAAAGATAAAATATGATTGCCTGAATCATTTTATTATTAGATGCATGAAAGGAATTTTGTTATACTGAATGAAAAAGCGTATATTAAAAAAATAATTGTAATTTTCTTAAAAATATTGTTTCTTGTATAAGCATAGATGATTCATGAAATGAAATATACCCAAAATTAGCAATATAGAATCGGAAAAATTAATTGTTCACAACTCAAATTGCTGATAATTTGTCTAAAAACCATCATCAATATATAAAAGTGACTGGATAAAAACAGGAGAACTAACTCGATGGAAGTTTTAGAGAAAAAATATATTATAGATGAAAATAACAATAAAGTCGCTGTTCAGCTGGATATTAAAACATTTAATAAAATCGAAGAGATCATGGAAAACTATGCTCTTTTCAATTTGATGAGAGAAAATGAAGTGGACGAACTACTAGATCAAGATTCAGCTGAGGAGTATTATTCCAACCTGGATAAAACGAATTGAAAACAGTTTATCGAAAGCGATTTTTAAAAAAGCTATCGAGAGTGCCTAAAAATCCTCGAATACAAATTGAGAATTTTGTTTTTAATGAGGCGAAGATAATAAACTCTATAGCAAAAGTAAAAAAAATAGAAAAAATGACGGGGTATACTGGATACTATAAGATAAGGTTTGGTGATTATAGAGTTGGTTTAAAATATAAAGACAAGATGATAATATTTGAAAGAGTATTACATCGCAAAGATATTTACAAATATTTTCCATAAATATTACTAAAAATATCAGCATTGCTTCAATACCGAGTTTTATCTTGTACCCATTTTGCGGTTTAGCTTTTCAACAAGGCAATTATTTTAATTATCAACAGTACATACTATAGTATGTACTGTTATGCACCTTTATAATTCTATATATAACAATTATTAAGACGCTGCATCAAAAGCTCTGCTTCGCAACTGTTCAGCACAACACTTCCGCAGCCCTTGCTGGATTACTTTTTCTCTATCGGTTCTAATTTCCGTCAGCAGTAAAGCGCCCTCAGCGATCATTCGAACCTATTCGCTTTAATCCTGCGTTCCTGGATTCACGGCATGCTCCCTCTCCCCCTTTGTGTCGTTCGGGGTCAATTTTTTCAAGCCATGCCATCACACCGCTATCTTTTTCACCTGACAGGCATATTTCTGTTGCCTGTGAAAAAATAATTACTAAATTATGAATTAGGTTCACCATCTGTATGATTAAATTATTATCAGGTTCGGATACGAAATCACAGGCGGAACGGTATGAACATCCTGATGCTGGTCAATCCAATAGCGGGGAAAAAACAGGGCATTGCCGTGTCACAGCGGGCGCTGCAGCTCTTTAACAGCCAGAATGTGACTGTTAAAGTCATTTACTCCGAGCGTCCCCGGCACCTGATCGAAATCGCCAAAGACGAGGTCGGCAACGGCTGGGACGGCATCGCGGCCGTAGGCGGAGACGGTACTCTGTTCGAGGTGATCAACGGTATGGCGCAGGGCAATCCGGATCTACCGGCGCCGCTCGGGGTGATTCCGGTGGGCACCGGCAATTCATTTTCCCGCGATCTGAACATCGCATCGCTGGATGATGCGGTCTGCAACATGGTCAGGGGCAACACCCGGCGCGTGGACCTGGGCAAATTCACGGTGGATGAACAGGATTATTATTTTATCAATATCATCGGGTTCGGATTTGTCGCAGATGTTGCAGAACGGGCCAGTCTGTACAAAAAATGGGGCGCCCTGAGTTACATTATCGGCGTGTTCCAGGTGACCCGCAGACTGCAGTCCTATCAGATGACATTCGAGATTGACGGCGTCAAATATGAGCGCGACAATGTATTCGTTGAGATTTGCAATTCCACCAGGACCGGCGGTGATATGATCATGGCGCCGGACGCGAAAATCGATGACGGTCTGCTGGATGTGGTGGTGCTGAACAAATTATCCAGGCGGAAACTGCTGGCAACCTTTCCCAGGATATTCAAGGGGACGCATATTCATATTCCCGAGATCACGACATTCAAAGCCAGGGATATGACCTTTTATTCGGACATTAGCAAGATCCTGACCCCGGACGGTGAGATATTCGGCAACACGCCCCTTTCGGTTTCTGTTGTCCCCGGCAAGATCAGGGTATTCGACGCATGACAGCCGTGTTGCGGAAAATAAAAAAACGCAGCGTTTCCTTTATACTCTGGAGCATCGGACTCGGTCTTTTTATACCCTTTGGATTGTTTATCATTGTTTACAGCCTGTTTTTTGATCCCCGGCGTATTGATCCGTTTCTCAAGGCCGGCTGCCGGTTTATCCTGAACGCCATGTTGATCAGAACAGAGGTCAGTGGATTGCAGCATGTTGATGCGGAAAAAACGGTTGTTTTTATGGCCAATCATGTCAATGTGTTTGACGCGCTGGTGCTTTTCGGATATATCCCCAATTACGCGCGCGGTGTGGAACTGGATAAACACTTCAAGTGGCCCTTGTGGGGACTTTTGTTAAAGAGACTGGGCCAAATCCCGATCAGCCGGGATGGCGGGAAAAAAGCCCTGCAAAGTCTGGAAACAGCCCGGCAGCGCATTGAAAACGGGACATCTATTATCATTCTGCCTGAAGGCACGCGTACCTTGACCGGCGAACCGGGTACCTTTAAAAGAGGTCCATTCATTCTGGTCAAAGCGGCAAAAACGGATATTGTACCGGTTGTCATGATCGATGCGTTTCAAATCAAACACAAGGGCAGCAGTATCATCACACCGGGCACCATAAAAGTAAAATTCGGCAAACCTGTCCGTTATTCGGACATAAAACATCTGCATACCCGGGACATTCTCAAGGTTGTTGAGGGTAAAATAAGGGAATTGTTCGAGTCAGATTATTGATAGTAAAACTATGCTGATCGACAATAAAAAGCGCCAAAATGTCATAAAAACACGAAATGATCCCGAGAACGCCAAGTTTTACGATCGATGGTTCGCCAAGCGGGGCGTGCTCGAGCTGTATGATTGTGAAAAAGATCCCGCCCAGCTACATAATCCGGCAAATCACCCCGATCATAACATCGTAAATCAACTGCGTTCCCGGTTGATTCGGTATTTTGAGACAACCAAAGATCCTGGTTTTACAGATCAAGCCTGTAAGATTCGATGAGTATCGTTACCGAATGGAAATAGTTCCAGAATGAAAACAAGCAAACAATGCGTTATACATAGAGGTGCCAAACCGCGCGTGTGACCGCTGGTTATATTCAAATTTCTGCTTGACATCGAAGCATTCTGCTCTACTCTATTTGGGATGCAATTTCAAGCTAAATGAAGAGCTTTTCATGAATTGTATAAATGCATTGCATTTAAATTCCCGCTGTTTTATATTCCAAAACTGGATTACAATCAGGTTGTAATCAAATGATCAAAAAAGTAGTCAAAATACAAAATTTTCAAGATCATAAAAAAACATCAATGGCAGACGATCTTGAAGAAGGAAAACCGAAACACCCCGGGAACCTGTAGCAACCGTCGAATTTTTAAAAAGGCAATATCATGAAAATACAGCAAGATTTTAAAGAGGCGCAAGTTGTTCCACGAACTCGACGTTAAAAATCGGGTGTTTTTGCTAAAATATCCGCAGAAATCCGCGATTGAAAATTCGCTCTATCAGCGTTATAATGAAAGATTAACGATGAAAGATAAAAAAAGAAGGGGTAAATAAAATATGCAGGAACGTTCATTTGAAAAGATACCCGATGGCTTTATAAAAAAGTGGCAGGAAATAGCCGACTTGATTGCAACTATTGTGAATGTTCCCGCCGCTTTGATTATGAAAACCGAAAACGAGTTTATGGAGGTTTTCACTTCCAGCAAAACCGAAAACAATCTATACAAGGTGGGTGATACGGAACATTGGCACGGATTATACTGCGAAACGGTGATCAAAACGCAAAAGAAACTCCGCATCCCCAATGCTCTGAAAGATAAGAATTGGGACAAAAATCCCGATATAAAACTCGGGATGATAGCCTATCTCGGTTATCCGATAAATTTTCCTGATCAAAAACCTTTTGGAACGTTATGCGTGCTCGACAATAAGGAAAGACAATTCAGCGCTGAGAACGAAAAATTATTACTGCAATTCAAAAAAGTAATTGAACTGGATTTGGCCTTGATTTTTTCGTTGGGATTAACAGAAAAATACAGCCACGCCGATATCATTCAAAAATTATCACAAGACAATAAAGAATACCAGGCAACCAATGAGGAACTTGAACAAACCAATGCGGAATTATTAAAAGCTCAACAAAAAGCTAAAGAAAGTAAAGAAACCTACCGTAATCTTTTTCAGAATGCGCAAGTGGGGCTTTTCCGGACCAGAATCTCCGATGGAAAGATATTGGAAAGCAACAAGCAACTGGCCGTGATGTTTGGCTATGATGATCTGGATAATTTTATAGCTGAGTATAAAACATCCGACAACTATGTTGATAAAGGCGCCCGCGAAAAGATGATTGAAATGATCAAAGAAAACGGATTCATTCAAAACTTTGAAGCGCGTTTTTACCGCAAAGATAAATCGATTTTCTGGGCAAATTATTCAGCCAGGATATTTCCGGATAAAGGGTGGATCGAAGGCGTAGCAGAAGATATTACAGAGAAGAAACTGGCAGAGGAAGCCTTACGAGAAAGCGAAGACAGGCTATCAAAAATAATGATAGCAGCAAACGACGGCATGTGGGATTGGGATTTAAAAACGAATCAGGCTTATTTTGACCCACGCTACTATAAATTGTCAGGATATGATGTTGATGAATTTCCCCACAAGCTGGCAGAATTTCAAAAACGCGTTCACCCCGATGATGTTGATTATGTGATGAACGAAACTGAAAAACATCTGAAAGGAGAGATTGACCGTTTTGAAGTCAAATTCAGGTTCCTGAAAAAGTCGGGTGACTGGCAATGGATACAGGGGAAAGGAATAATTGTTGAGCGGGACGAAAAAGGCATACCGCAGCGCTTTGTAGGAACCCATCGCGATATCAGCGAACTCAAACGGGTAGAAGAAGCGCTGAGATCCAATTATGAGTTGCTGCGAATTGCCGGTGAAACTGCTCGCTTTGGCGGATGGAATGTTGACCTTGAGAAGAACATCTCCAACTGGTCGGATGCTGTGGCAGATATTCATGAGGTTCCACATGGATACTCGACACCTGTGGAGGAAGGCATCAATTTCTATGCACCCGAATGGAGGGACAAAATCACACAGGTTTTTACCGATTGCGCCCAAAAAGGTATTCCATACGATGAAGAGATGGAGATTATTACTTTAAAAGAAAAACGCTTATGGGTAAGAACTATAGGCAGAGCGGTGAAAGATGAAACCGGCAAGATCAGCAAAGTGCAGGGTTCGTTTCAGGATATAACCGCACGAAAACAGGTGGAAGAGGATTTGCGGCAAAGTGAAAAACGCTATCGGCTACTGGCTAAAAATACACTCGATATCATTTGGGTGATGACGATGGATGCGCGCTTTACCTACGTCAATCCGGCCATCCAAACAGTGTTTGGCTTCAGCCCAGACGAATGGATCGGAAGTGGGTTATGGGAGCATTGCGACAAGCATCATTTCGCCAGGATGAAGACTTTGATCGAAAAGGAAGCTGCCAAAGGTCTTGAACACCAAGGGGTAATCTTTGAAGCGCAAATGCTTCGTCGCGATGGCAGCGCCATTGACGTCGAAATTCATGGTCAGGTCATCTTCAACGATCAAAATGAACCTGTTTCATTACAAGGCGTGACCCGTGACATTACCGATCGCAAAAAAGCAGAACAACTGCTCAAAGAGAGTGAAGAGCGCTTTAAAGCCTTGCATAATGCATCTTTTGGCGGTATTGCCATTCACGATAAAGGAATCATTTTAGAATGTAATCAGGGACTTTCGGAAATAACAGGATATTCATTGGACGAACTCATTGGAATGGACGGTTTGTTGCTTATCGCTCCGGAGACAAGAGATTTGGTGATGAATAATATTTTGGCAGGCTACGAAAAACCTTATGAAGCTATTGGTTTACGCAAAAACGGAGAATTATATCCGATAAGGTTGGAAGCAAGAAATATCCCATACAAAGGAAAAACCGTCAGAACAGTCGAATTTAGAGATATAACTGAAACCAGACAGGCCGAAGAAGCACTGCGCCAAAGCGAAGAAATGATGCGCAATTCGCAATCTGTGGCTCATATCTCTGCTTATTCAACAAATCTGAATGTAGCTGAAATACAGAAAAGCCAATGGGTTTGCTCGCCCGAATTTTACAAAATATTCGGGATAGACGAAAGCTATCCGCATACAATAGAAGGTTGGGCGGCTCTTATTCATCCCGATTTTCGCGAAGAAGTGTTTGCCTACCACGAATCTGTTGTAAAGCAAAAGAAATCTTTCACTCGTGAATATAAAATAATCCGTATTAATGATGGAGCAGAGCGCTGGGTTCATGGTACAGGAGAACTTGAATTTGATAAAAAAGGAAAACCCGTCAGAATGCATGGGGCTATTCAGGACATCACCGAACGCAAGCAGGCGGAGGAAGCCCTGAAGCAAAGCGAGGACAGATTCAAAAAGCTATCGAGTTTTACTTTTGAAGGAATCATTATTCACAAAGATGCCATTGCCATTGATGTCAACCAAAGCACAGTAGAGATGCTTGGCTTTGAAAGAGATGAAATAATCGGAATGAATTTATTCAATTTGATTCATCCTGATTATCATGCAATAGCAAAAAATAATATTAAAAAACAAGTAGCAACACCCTACCAATTACTCGTAATACGAAAGAATGGCTCTACCTTTTATGCCGAAATTGAAGCCAGGGATATATCTTATAATGATGAATATTTCAGGGTAGCATGCATAAGAGACATCACCGAACGCAAAAAAGCCGAAGAAGCATTACAGCGCATCGAGTGGATGCTGAGCAAAAAAGCGGCAGCCGTAAAAAATGACCAGGCCCCGCTTTATGGTGATCTTTCGAAGCTAAATACCAGCAGATTGATTCTTGATGCTGTCGGAAAAGATGTGCTGCAAGATATCGCGGACGACTTTTTAAGGTTACTGGAATCCTCATCAGCCATATATGAAAAGAACGGCGATTATGCGCTTGGCATTTTTGCTTCCGGCTGGTGCCGTTTTATGGATCAGGCCTCCCGTGAATTGTGCGGCACCGACGACAATAAAAAGGCGCTGAATAGCGGTAAATGGCTTTGTCACGAATCCTGCTGGAAGGAAGCATCGCTGCCGGCCATGGAATCCGGTAAGCCTGTCGATATCGAATGCCAGGGCGGAATACATCTCTATGCACTGCCGATTATTGCCGGTAATAAAGTAATCGGAGCCATCAACTTTGGCTATGGTGATCCGCCGCAGGACAAAGAAAAATTGAGCGAACTGGCTGAAAAATACAAGGTCTCCCTGGATGATCTGATAAAAAGGGCCAGGGAATACCCGTCCCGTCCGCCTTACATCATTGAAATGGCCAAAGAACGGCTGCAGGCTTCCGCCAATCTAATTGGTGAAATCGCAAGCCGCAAAATTGCAGAGAAGGAGATAATTAAACTAAACGAAGAACTGGAACAAAAGATTGCAGAAAAGACCAGAGAACTGAAAGAACGGGTTTTAGAACTGGAACGCTTCCACGATGCGACCATCGAGCGGGAATTTCGCATCAAGGAACTGCGCGACGAGATCGATAAACTAAAAAAGCAGACAAGATGAGCATTAGCCAGGAAAACAGCGTCACGCAAGCCCGCTGGAACGCACTGTTTTGGGGCAGCCTCACACTCGTTACAGGGTTCGCGCTGTTCGGGTTGCTTGGTTATACACCGGGCTTACGGCGGCTTGCCAGCATCCGCCCGGACTTTATTCCAATGGCGCCGAGCACGGCAGTCAGTTTTCTCATCCTAACCATTTCATGCCTGGCGGGGAGCAGCCGTAAAAAATTATCGGGCATGGCGCCGGTTTACCTCACCCTCACTTTGCTGGTCTCCCTGTTTGGCCTGCTCGACGTGCTGGGCTATTTCTCCGGCACAGAGTTAAACTTTGAAGACA
This genomic window from candidate division KSB1 bacterium contains:
- a CDS encoding PAS domain S-box protein; protein product: MQERSFEKIPDGFIKKWQEIADLIATIVNVPAALIMKTENEFMEVFTSSKTENNLYKVGDTEHWHGLYCETVIKTQKKLRIPNALKDKNWDKNPDIKLGMIAYLGYPINFPDQKPFGTLCVLDNKERQFSAENEKLLLQFKKVIELDLALIFSLGLTEKYSHADIIQKLSQDNKEYQATNEELEQTNAELLKAQQKAKESKETYRNLFQNAQVGLFRTRISDGKILESNKQLAVMFGYDDLDNFIAEYKTSDNYVDKGAREKMIEMIKENGFIQNFEARFYRKDKSIFWANYSARIFPDKGWIEGVAEDITEKKLAEEALRESEDRLSKIMIAANDGMWDWDLKTNQAYFDPRYYKLSGYDVDEFPHKLAEFQKRVHPDDVDYVMNETEKHLKGEIDRFEVKFRFLKKSGDWQWIQGKGIIVERDEKGIPQRFVGTHRDISELKRVEEALRSNYELLRIAGETARFGGWNVDLEKNISNWSDAVADIHEVPHGYSTPVEEGINFYAPEWRDKITQVFTDCAQKGIPYDEEMEIITLKEKRLWVRTIGRAVKDETGKISKVQGSFQDITARKQVEEDLRQSEKRYRLLAKNTLDIIWVMTMDARFTYVNPAIQTVFGFSPDEWIGSGLWEHCDKHHFARMKTLIEKEAAKGLEHQGVIFEAQMLRRDGSAIDVEIHGQVIFNDQNEPVSLQGVTRDITDRKKAEQLLKESEERFKALHNASFGGIAIHDKGIILECNQGLSEITGYSLDELIGMDGLLLIAPETRDLVMNNILAGYEKPYEAIGLRKNGELYPIRLEARNIPYKGKTVRTVEFRDITETRQAEEALRQSEEMMRNSQSVAHISAYSTNLNVAEIQKSQWVCSPEFYKIFGIDESYPHTIEGWAALIHPDFREEVFAYHESVVKQKKSFTREYKIIRINDGAERWVHGTGELEFDKKGKPVRMHGAIQDITERKQAEEALKQSEDRFKKLSSFTFEGIIIHKDAIAIDVNQSTVEMLGFERDEIIGMNLFNLIHPDYHAIAKNNIKKQVATPYQLLVIRKNGSTFYAEIEARDISYNDEYFRVACIRDITERKKAEEALQRIEWMLSKKAAAVKNDQAPLYGDLSKLNTSRLILDAVGKDVLQDIADDFLRLLESSSAIYEKNGDYALGIFASGWCRFMDQASRELCGTDDNKKALNSGKWLCHESCWKEASLPAMESGKPVDIECQGGIHLYALPIIAGNKVIGAINFGYGDPPQDKEKLSELAEKYKVSLDDLIKRAREYPSRPPYIIEMAKERLQASANLIGEIASRKIAEKEIIKLNEELEQKIAEKTRELKERVLELERFHDATIEREFRIKELRDEIDKLKKQTR
- a CDS encoding diacylglycerol kinase family protein — protein: MNILMLVNPIAGKKQGIAVSQRALQLFNSQNVTVKVIYSERPRHLIEIAKDEVGNGWDGIAAVGGDGTLFEVINGMAQGNPDLPAPLGVIPVGTGNSFSRDLNIASLDDAVCNMVRGNTRRVDLGKFTVDEQDYYFINIIGFGFVADVAERASLYKKWGALSYIIGVFQVTRRLQSYQMTFEIDGVKYERDNVFVEICNSTRTGGDMIMAPDAKIDDGLLDVVVLNKLSRRKLLATFPRIFKGTHIHIPEITTFKARDMTFYSDISKILTPDGEIFGNTPLSVSVVPGKIRVFDA
- a CDS encoding lysophospholipid acyltransferase family protein, translated to MTAVLRKIKKRSVSFILWSIGLGLFIPFGLFIIVYSLFFDPRRIDPFLKAGCRFILNAMLIRTEVSGLQHVDAEKTVVFMANHVNVFDALVLFGYIPNYARGVELDKHFKWPLWGLLLKRLGQIPISRDGGKKALQSLETARQRIENGTSIIILPEGTRTLTGEPGTFKRGPFILVKAAKTDIVPVVMIDAFQIKHKGSSIITPGTIKVKFGKPVRYSDIKHLHTRDILKVVEGKIRELFESDY